The genomic DNA TACGACGGCGCCACCGGCGTGGCTGCTTCGGCTGCCGGCACGGAAATCTCCGGTGCGGACGCCGCCACCGGCGCGACCAACGCCAACGCCACGATCAAGACGCTGTCCGACGCGATCGACTCCGTCGGCACGATGCGCTCGAAGCTGGGTGCCGTGTCGAACCGCCTGGACCACGTCTACAACAACTTGTCGAGCATCTCGACCAACACGAAGAACGCTTCCGGCCGCATCATGGACGTCGACTTCGCGACGGAATCGGCCAACATGACGTCGAACCAGATGCTGCTGCAAGCCGGCACCGCGATGCTGAAGCAGTCCAACAGCCAGTCCTCGCTGGTCCTGTCCCTGCTGCAGTAATCGTGACGGCAGGACCCGCGCGCGGGTCCGCCTGACGCAGAGCCAACCGCCGACGCGGTTGGCTTTTTTTTATCCCTGCATGGTAAGCTGTCTTCATGGCAATAGACCGACTCGCGCCCACCGCGCCGACCATTACCGAACGCACGTCGCGCGAACCGACGGGCCAGCAGCCGCGCCCCGGCCTGCCGCTGCCCGCCGCCGCCGGCCCGGCAGCGCCCTTCGCGCTCGACCCGGGCCTGCCGGCGGCCGTCGGCGCCGTGCTGGAGGCGATGGATGGTCACCTGCTCGCCAGCGCCGCGCCCGCGGCGCTGGCCGGCAAGGCAGCGCTGGACAGCCTGCTGGCCGACACCGGCGCCATGCAGCCGAACCAGCTGTTCGCCACGCGCCAGCTGGTCTGGCAGACGCCGGACACGTCGGTGCTGGCCGCGTCATGGCAGGTCATGGTGCGCAACTACGCCGAGCAGCGCGCCGCGCTGCAGCAGCAGGCCGAGGGCCGGCGCCTGCCGTCCGGGCTGTTCCGCTCCGAGCAGGCCGGCGCCGTGCTGCAGGGCGGGCGCGTGGCGCCGGAGGTGGTCGCGGAAACGGAAGCGTGGAAGTTCGCCGTGTATGCCTGGGGTGCCGAGAAGCTGGTGCTGCGGGTTGTCACACTGGCGCCGGACGAGGACGAATCTCCTGGCCGGCAGGGCCGCCGGCTGGCGGCATTGCGCGTTGCCTTGCGCCTGGAAGTGTTCCTGCCCGACCTGGGCAAGGTGGTAGTGCAGATGGAACCGGCGCCGGGCGGCGTGCTGCTGGACATCGGCGCGGCGCAGCAGGCGGCCATGCAGCACATGCGCGCCCTGCTGCCGCAGATCGCCGTGCTGGCCAACCGCTGCGGCATCACGATCGGGCGCGCGCGCATGATGCGCGAGCTGCCGGCCGTCGCCGGCAACCAGCCCAGCGGGCGCCAGGTGGCCCAGCTGACACCCGCACTGTTCCGCACGATGGCCGAGGTGGCGGTGCTGCTGTCGCAGCCGTTGCCGGCGGATGAGTTGTTTTTCGAGCCGCGCGGCTGAACCCTTTACCACCTGGAACGCCAATGACATCTGCCCACTTGCGCGCTTTGGCGCTGTGTCTGCTCGCCCTGTGGCGTCCTGCCGCGGCCGCGCCAGCCGCCCCTACCCCGCCCTGGCATCCTGCGACCCGGCCACCGTGCGGGCAGCCATCGCCAGCGCCATGCGCGACCCGGCCATGCCGGCGTATCCGGTGGTGCTGTTCCAGCTGGCGCAAACCGCGCGCAGTCTGGGCGACAAGGAGGAAGCGGCGTTCCTGTACCTGGCCGCAAGGCTGCGCTCGGCACGACAACTGGTCGTGGAACCGGGCGAAATCGGTGCGCTGATGGGGGCACTGCAGCTGTCGGTCGCGCCGCTCGTCATGCCGGCCCTGGGCGCCGATCCGGCCATGGCGCGCCGGGTCGTCGCCCGCCTGCTGGCCTGGGACAAGGCGACCCCTGACCCGTTCCGCGAACGTGCCGCGCATGGCACGGCCGACGTCAAGGCGCAAATGGCCCAGGTCGAGGCGGACATCGCCACGGGCACCGGTCGCCTGGCCGACCAGATCGCCGCCGACAAGGCGCGCCAGGCCGAATCGGCCGCGGCCGATGCCGCCGTCGACCGCCAGTTGGCGCAGCAGACCGAGCGCCGCTGCGCCGCCGGCGCCACGGACATCGCCGGCGAACGGACCCGCATCGACGCCGAGGTGCGGCGCGTGGTCGCCGACCATGCCCTGGTACGCAAGCACGCCACGGGCGGCGTGCGCTCGGTCAGCGTTGCCGCCACCGAAGTGCGCGCCGGGGCCCTGCCAACCCGCATGTCGCTCACCGTTACGCCCGTGCAGGGACAGCCGTTCTACGCCGAGGTACTGATCGAAACGACCGTGACGCGCGAGCGCCGGCTGGACACAATCAGCGCCACCCTGCTGTGCCTGACGAACCAGTGGCTGGGCCAGCGCCAGGCGGGGCGCGACGTGTGCGTCAGCGATCCGCAGGCAATCCTGCCGTAGCGAGCGCTGCCGGCCAGCGGCCGCGCCCGCGATCCGAGGTCGGCTATTTCGGACTGGCCTTGCCCCGGGCCCTGCGTTCGGCCTGCTGCGCGCCGGCCAAACCCGCCTCCAATGCACTTGGCTTCGCCGCTTTCCCGTCACGGCTCTGTTGCCCCGCCTCGCTCTCGATCGTTTCGGCGATGCGGAAGCCTTCGCCCAGGCTGCTGCGGTTATCCAGGCCTGCGTGACCGCGATAGGTCGGGCTCGCACCGACCGCGCCATTGTTGTAGCTGCCGCCCCGATGGATCGCCATCGCCCCGCCATGAAACGCCGCGCAGCCACTGGTCCAGGCGCTGCCGTCGGCGGGAGCGCCTTCATAGCTCAGGTGCTGGCAATCCTCGACAAATTCGCCGATGTTGCCGAGCATGTCGTGCAGGCCGAAGGCATTGGGTGCGTACATGCCCACGACCGACGTGAATTGCGCGCCGTCGTCGCAGCCCACCTCCTCCCTGGATTTACCCGTCAGGCGCGTGATGGCCGCCTTGCCGCTGCGGTCGAACACATTGGCGTATTTGCACAGGGCGGCGGGATCGTCGCCGAAGGGATAACGGCCTTTGCCGCCAGCGCGCGCGGCATATTCCCATTCCGCCTCGCTGGGCAGGCGATAATGTTTTCCCGTCTGCCGGGACAACCATTCCAGATAAGCGTGGGCATCGTTCCAGCTGACGCAGGTGACGGGGTGATATTCCGTCGGCGCATAGGCGGGTGAATCCCATGCAACCTGGCCCACTTCCATGCCCCATTCATTGCCGGCGAGCTTCCAGCAATCGCCCTTGGCTTGATAACCTGTCGCCTCGACGAATTGGCGGAACTGCTTGACCGTGGTTTCATATTTGGCCAGCCGGAACGCCTTGATTTTGACCGCGTGAACAGGTTCGGAAACCGGATAATTTTCGTCCTTTGGATTGTCAAAACTACCCATGAAAAATTCACCCCCTTTGATCGTCACCATCGTCGGTGTAATTACGGGATCGCCGGCAGCCGCCAGCGGAGCGCTGACGGCAGCGAGAGCGGCCAGCAATAAAGCAAACAGGATATGTTTCATGTAGTGTGTCGAGAGAAGGAAAAAACGGCGCGTCGAGGCAATCAGCGGCCGCGCGGAACAAGACCGTCTGTATCAGACAGCTAGCCGCAAGTCTGCTCCGACACGCCGGTGGCGACGTCCTGGCCGATCGGCGCGCACCTGCCAGCGTACTGGCGGCGCCAGCTGGAAGGCGCCAATCCATTGATTTTCTTGAAAGAAGTGTTGAACGTCGATTTGCTGTTGAAGCCGGACTCGAAGGCGAGCTCCAGCAGCGTGCGCCCATCGTTGGCGCGATCGCGCATCAATTGCTGGACGTGGGCAACCCGCAGGCCATTGATATAATCGAAGAAACTCGATCCAAGTATGTCGTTGAGATATTGCGACAGCAATTGTGGCGATGTACCGATACTTTTGGAGACGTCGACCAGTCGAATATCGGCATCGAGGAAACCACGCTCATGCGAACCCCAGCGCGCCAATCGCTCACCAATTAATTGGCTGGCCGCCGCCGTCATGCCGGAACGCGCATATTTTTGGTCCGGCGACGGTTCGAGAGCGCTCGGCATTATGTCGTCGGCTGCCAATATTGCAGACGTTTCCGCACTGGCCAACGTCGTTGCATCGCTGCCGATGGCCTGCTCGGTCAGGACGGGTTTTGCCTGGCCAATTGGCGCCAGGAAGACCGCCGTCTGGCGCAGCCCGAACCAGCCCACGAAATACAGGACGAGCAAGCGACCGAGTATCAGCAGTAGAGCCCAGATACCGCCGAACAGATTGGCCGGAATCCACAGCAGCAACAGCGCGATAAAGCTCATGCTGAGCCAGGACAGCCATTGCAGATCGCGGCGCTCGACGGACGAATACCGGTCGCGCAAGCGCCGGCGGTATTGGCCGAGCCTCCACAAGGCTGCCACGGCATAGCAGCCGGCCAGCAGCTGGAAACCCAGCAGCAGCATACCGAACAGCGGCGTGGCGCCACCCAGCAGCAGTTCCAGGATGGCCACCCCGGACAGCCGGCAGCGTCCGTAAGCCAGCGCGGCAACGAACAATCCCAACGGCAGGAAATGCCACAGCTGGCGGCGCGAGTTGCCGAGACCAGCCAGGCTGCGTACATAGCAGTAGAAGAACGCGCCGACAGCGGCGAGCGGCCAGTCGAACAGGCCGAACAGCTGCGGCATCCGGCGGTACACCGCGAAGGCCAGCGACAACAGCGAGATCGACAGGATGAACAGTCCCAGCCAGCCATTCGCGGGACGGCTGCGCATCATTGCAAGCAGCGGGAACGCCAGGAAGAGCCCCAGCAATCCGGTCGCAAATTCGATGCCCACCAACATCAGGGCACCTGGTCAACAGTTGAACGGAAACGCATTCTGGCACGGCGGTGTTGGCAAGGCAGCAAGCATAGCCTAGTTTTACGCGATACCGTCGGCTTTCTTCTACGCAAGGTCGTCGAGCTTCCCGTCCACGCGGGTGGCGAGGCTAAAGCTCGCTAACGCCAGCGTTCGAGGGATTACTGTTGCCGCACGAGCTGTCCAGGCACGGTCCCCTCCCTCTGATCTTCGTCAATCCGATGACAATTGTCCCCTTGCCAGCTCAGCAAATTGACTAGGATACCTCCCGAGCAGCCGCCTCCCACAGACCGACCGCCAGCGTATCGCATTGCCTGAACGGAGCGATGATGGATGTTAAAATAACAAGTTAGCCTACGGCGGGGCTGGTCTGCGTTCCGTCGCCTTGAAGAAATCCATCGCATAACAGTTCCATGACCGAACCCACGCGAGCCCCAACCAAGCCTGCCGAACGCACTGCCGAAGTCGCGGTCGCACCACTGAACACGATCGACCAGCAGGACGTCGGCGCGGGAGCCGCTGCCTTCGACAAATGGCTGCGCAAGATCAGCCACGATTACGTGACGCTCGAGCGCCTCAGCACCGTGGCCGGCAGCCTGCCCGTGATCGGCAACATCATGGCGGTGATCGATGCTGTCATGGATGTCGTCGGCATCGTCCAAAAATACATCGACGATAAAGCGGTCAATTTCCTGGATTGGGTCAGCCTGGGCATCAACCTGATCGGCGTGATACCCCTGCCGGCGTCGAGCGCGGCACGCATGAGCCTGCGCCCTGCCCTGCACTTGGCGCGGCAAAAGCTGGCCATGGGCTTCAAGGATGTCGGCGCCACGCTGGTCGAGGTGCTGGCCACGAGCCTCCACGCGAAACTGGCTGGCGAGCTCGACACCTTTATCGACGGCGCGATGGCCAGGCTGTCCGGCATCCTGGACGATTGCGCCAGGATGGCCGACGGCATTGCCGACGACCTGATCAAGATCCTCAAGCGCTGCATCGGCAAGGAACCGCTGTTCGAGATCGCCTCGCCGGCGAAGGTGGAACACAAGCTGCACGACCACAAGGTGCAGAGCAGCTGGCGCCGCATGTTGGGTGCCCTGGACCGGCAGTACAAGAAGGCTGCAAACTATGCCGCCGCTACCGCGGCGCGCCAACTGCCGGAAAGCGCTGTCGCTGGCGTGACGGTCATCATCACGCACCTGACCAACTTCAAACCCGCGTTCCGGGCCCAGCTGAACGCGCTGGCCGACGAGAAGGCGCAGATGAGCATCAAGTGGATCCTGCTGCGCCTGCGGGACGCCGTCGTCAAGCACAAGAAGCACCATGCGGTGCTGATGCCATCTGCCAAGGGCGCGCAGCACAAGAAGGACAACCCCGGCCACGAGCTGGAGGTCGTCAACAAGCAACACCCGGCTACGGGCGACGCCAATCAATGCAAGCTGTGCCCGGCCAAGGCCGCCACTGCGCACTCGATCAGCTTCGCCACCGGCGCCGAAACGTTCACGCATACCGACTTCGTACTGGATGCGCCACTGCCGATCGAGTGGAGCCGCACCTACCGCAGCCAGCTGGTCGCCTACGATCGCGGCAACCTCGGCGCACGCTGGCTCACGCCGTACAGCACCCGCATTGATGTCGTCAGCCAGGGCAAGCCCACCGCTCTGCTCTATCACGCCGCCGACGGCCGCAGCCACCGTTATCCCTGGCTGGCGGTCGGCGAGAAGCATCACGATCCGGTCGAGCAAATCACGCTGACCCGCCTGAGCGTCACCTTGCTCACGCTCGACTTCGGCAAGCCGCTGCCCGAAGGCCAACCAAGCCCCTGGCGCGAAACCTATGAATTGACCGACACGGTGCGCAGCAAGGCAGCCGAGATGGGCAAGCAGCACTTCCGCCTGATCTCCATCCACGCCAAGGACGGCGCCGCCCTCGGCCTGCGCTACGACCACGTGGCCAATGGCGAGGCGGTGCTCAGCGACATCATCAGCAAGCAAGGCGACACCATCGTCGCGCACGCCGGCACCCAGATTGACGCCGCGACCGGCCACATCGTCGCACTGTGGGAAATCAAGGATGGCCAGCTGGTGCGCCAACTGTCCGCCTACGATTACGACGCGCACGGCGACCTGATCTACGCCCAGGAAGAAAACGCGGCCGTCTGGCACTACCAGTACGACCGCCACCTCGTCACGCGCTACACCGACCGTACGGGTCGCGGGATCAACCTGGCCTACGACACCAGCATCGACAGCGGCGCCAATGCCAAGGCAATCCGCGAGTGGGCGGACGACGGCAGCCACGACACGCGCCTCGAGTGGGACAAGAACATCCGCCTGACCTACGTCACGGACGCGCTGGGCCAGGAAACGCGCTATTACTACGACATCGCCGGCTACACCTACCGCACCATCTATCCGGACGGCCTGGAAGAGTGGTTCTACCGCGACAACGCGAAGAACGTCATCCGCCACATCCATACCGACGGCAGCAGCGAGCACTTCCGTTACGACGACCACGGCAACCTGCTGACACACACCCGTGCCGACGGCAGCCAGGTCCACTTCGAATACGACGCCCAGCACCGCATCACTGGCATCCTCGATCCCGAAGGCGGTACGTGGAAGCGCGACTACGATGCGCAAGGCCACCTGACCGAAGAAATCGACCCACTCGGCAACAAGACCCAATACGCCTACGACAAGGCCGGGCGCCCCGTCGAAGTCATCGATGCCAAGGGCGGCGTCAAG from Pseudoduganella armeniaca includes the following:
- a CDS encoding helix-turn-helix domain-containing protein, which encodes MLVGIEFATGLLGLFLAFPLLAMMRSRPANGWLGLFILSISLLSLAFAVYRRMPQLFGLFDWPLAAVGAFFYCYVRSLAGLGNSRRQLWHFLPLGLFVAALAYGRCRLSGVAILELLLGGATPLFGMLLLGFQLLAGCYAVAALWRLGQYRRRLRDRYSSVERRDLQWLSWLSMSFIALLLLWIPANLFGGIWALLLILGRLLVLYFVGWFGLRQTAVFLAPIGQAKPVLTEQAIGSDATTLASAETSAILAADDIMPSALEPSPDQKYARSGMTAAASQLIGERLARWGSHERGFLDADIRLVDVSKSIGTSPQLLSQYLNDILGSSFFDYINGLRVAHVQQLMRDRANDGRTLLELAFESGFNSKSTFNTSFKKINGLAPSSWRRQYAGRCAPIGQDVATGVSEQTCG
- a CDS encoding formylglycine-generating enzyme family protein — protein: MKHILFALLLAALAAVSAPLAAAGDPVITPTMVTIKGGEFFMGSFDNPKDENYPVSEPVHAVKIKAFRLAKYETTVKQFRQFVEATGYQAKGDCWKLAGNEWGMEVGQVAWDSPAYAPTEYHPVTCVSWNDAHAYLEWLSRQTGKHYRLPSEAEWEYAARAGGKGRYPFGDDPAALCKYANVFDRSGKAAITRLTGKSREEVGCDDGAQFTSVVGMYAPNAFGLHDMLGNIGEFVEDCQHLSYEGAPADGSAWTSGCAAFHGGAMAIHRGGSYNNGAVGASPTYRGHAGLDNRSSLGEGFRIAETIESEAGQQSRDGKAAKPSALEAGLAGAQQAERRARGKASPK
- a CDS encoding DUF6531 domain-containing protein yields the protein MTEPTRAPTKPAERTAEVAVAPLNTIDQQDVGAGAAAFDKWLRKISHDYVTLERLSTVAGSLPVIGNIMAVIDAVMDVVGIVQKYIDDKAVNFLDWVSLGINLIGVIPLPASSAARMSLRPALHLARQKLAMGFKDVGATLVEVLATSLHAKLAGELDTFIDGAMARLSGILDDCARMADGIADDLIKILKRCIGKEPLFEIASPAKVEHKLHDHKVQSSWRRMLGALDRQYKKAANYAAATAARQLPESAVAGVTVIITHLTNFKPAFRAQLNALADEKAQMSIKWILLRLRDAVVKHKKHHAVLMPSAKGAQHKKDNPGHELEVVNKQHPATGDANQCKLCPAKAATAHSISFATGAETFTHTDFVLDAPLPIEWSRTYRSQLVAYDRGNLGARWLTPYSTRIDVVSQGKPTALLYHAADGRSHRYPWLAVGEKHHDPVEQITLTRLSVTLLTLDFGKPLPEGQPSPWRETYELTDTVRSKAAEMGKQHFRLISIHAKDGAALGLRYDHVANGEAVLSDIISKQGDTIVAHAGTQIDAATGHIVALWEIKDGQLVRQLSAYDYDAHGDLIYAQEENAAVWHYQYDRHLVTRYTDRTGRGINLAYDTSIDSGANAKAIREWADDGSHDTRLEWDKNIRLTYVTDALGQETRYYYDIAGYTYRTIYPDGLEEWFYRDNAKNVIRHIHTDGSSEHFRYDDHGNLLTHTRADGSQVHFEYDAQHRITGILDPEGGTWKRDYDAQGHLTEEIDPLGNKTQYAYDKAGRPVEVIDAKGGVKKLTYTPDGQLASYTDCSGHSTQWQYDERKRLIKSFDAVGNITRYRYTPVSVETLTLALSEETGNHPGQLEAVIHPDGSEEQLRHDAEGRLLAHIDALQRTTAYRYTAAGLIAQRTDALGHSLRYRWDALGRLSALENENGSVYRFQYDPVGRLLQEQGFDGKTTDYRYQEGTGVLAETEEAGVITRLEFDAMGRLMQRRAAAPGQPEQIETFAYYASGQLADAKNEHARLQWFYDPAGNLVREHQHYHGPFHPDKRTAVWHHRYDELNQRIGTTRPDGHRIDWLTYGAGHVHGLLLDGQEVVSFERDALYQETARTQANGLLQTMKYDPAGRLIEQQLGRKNVEFRPDQYRPDVQVGMQAAIQRRYRYDRSGQLTSIDDTRRGHIEYRYDPIGRLLAANSAMGHETFAFDPAGNIQVPTTAQQHQSVATRPHCRRYWTICSRNTPAPATVTTIAVTSSNGCRTASAIRSSGMHSTGWHAPSPGAASPPSPTTRWGDALLSTAGRATALSCDKLPARCMAGMATLWRWRAAFTMVMQTASERCTTYMSAIVSCRWCKSHEAKHFDCRPPPM